Within the Drosophila miranda strain MSH22 chromosome Y unlocalized genomic scaffold, D.miranda_PacBio2.1 Contig_Y2_pilon, whole genome shotgun sequence genome, the region cgaggaagatGCAGATGTCGGCTACGAGTCGTGTTCGCCCAAAATAACCTGTGATGTGGAGATCATACAAACCTACCTCAACATTTGCACCATTCTCGTTCAACTGCCTGAAGCCCAGGCGTCTATGGATGTCTACGCGCCCAGCATCATAAGCTGCTTGACGCGGATTCTGGAATTACTTCTGCAGCCTCAGCAGCTCCTTCCATTGGGCGAACGTCAAGAAGAGTATCTCGAGGATCTGGCTCATATTTGCAGTGTAAGGCGAAAGCTCATCTCTGAATCCTGAAACACTAATCAATTGCCTCCATTCCAGCGGCTAAATTATTTCTATCAAAAAGAGGCGTTCAAAAATCTTCTAGAAGTGTGGTCTAGACTGAGACAGCACATTGAAAACTACACCTAAGGCGATGCAGACAACAATGACTTTGAGGGCGAGGAGGACGAGGATGATGCTCCCAAGGAGCAGTATGTAGAGAATTTCTCGAAGCTGCTGCGGCTACTCGCCTGCATGCTTGTCAAGGCAAAGAATACGGAGGACATACAGAATCTACACGACATTGATGCCAACAAAATCAAACTCTTTATTTCGGCTCTAATGGCTGAACAGGATGTGCTCTTCTCAAAGGCCCACGAGCGTCTGAGCGATGCTTTAGAAAAGAAATCGGGCCAAGCCTAAGAGTAGCCCTTCTTAATAgggaaaacaaaaagaaaggaCTGATATTTTAGTTTACAGCACAATATATTCGTAACTTAATGAGTCTTATTTTAATTTTGATTTTCAGTGCAGCTTCCGCCGCATCATGTCGCTCCAGGATTGCTTTCCCAATCGAACGCCTTTTTCCCCAGTGCTGTTGACTATCAGTCGATGATGCTGATTCTCATTGCTGAGTAAGAATTTGCTCTTGTCTTCGCACAGCGCATGTGACACATGCGCTAGCTCGTCGTCTAACCTGACCTCAGATGCTGTTGTTACTTCCATGTTCATCTCCTTTCCAATGCTGTCTGATATGTGGATAACGGCATCGCTTTCCAAATTATCAGCCGAAATCGTGCACTGTCCCATCAGCTCGGAAAGCTGCAGATTCAAGCTGCCTCCTTTAGTGACCACCTGCAGATTGCCGTGGACTCCAGCTGCAATTGGAGAGTGAATTAGGAGCTGGAATTGGTAAATTCTTCCTTTTACTCACTCGTATTGAGCTCGGCCGAATCGTGGACCTGCACTTCACTAGTCTTGTGAATATTTCTCAGTTCTAGTCGACCGGTTTTTGTTTGAAATTTCGATTTCTCCACGTAGCAACAGTCTGTAATAATGTTGCCTCCCTTGGTGGAGCATTTCAGGCTGTCGCCTTGCAGCTTGTCCAACTCAAAATTCTGAAACGTGGAAAATCTATTAATGCACCTGGGAACTAGAAGAGACATTACTTACACCATTGCTGGTTTCAATTTCGGTGGATTTTCCCAGCAGAGTACCCTCACAGGTGATATTGCCATTCTCACTGTAAAGAGAAATGTTTGTGGCCCGCACATTCTTGGTAACAATTGCACCTTCTGCCTTGACCTGCAGACACTCGCTCTGTATGCCCTCAACGCTTACGTTGGCTCCTCCTATGAAAACGTCTGACCGCACGGGAATTTGAAGTTGGCACTCAAATCGTGAAGGCTTCTCCGCCGTGTTTCTTACCTCAACATTCACGACCTTTTCATCGTCAGAAGTGTTGACATCAAACGTAACTTTTGTGTTCTTGGGCCTGCAGCCTTGCAGTTGCGCTATGAAGACATCACCACTGGTGTATTGGTGCACATCGGCCGACTTGACTAACACAATCAGATACCACATTAATCCTGGCATATGGGTTTACATAACGGAATACCTCCTGGTGCACCACTTGGTTGTTGACGGCCATTGATGGTTTTATCTGTGACTTGGACTTCTTGGCATAGTGCCGGAGCTGATTACGAATTTGTGGTATCCAAACCCGTggcagaaacaacattataTTGCACCAGGTCAGATCCAAGAACTTTGTTTACTTTTTGAATAATCTCTGTCAGCTGTGCTGTCCGCCGTTTCTCAACTTTTCCCAACACTTTTTCAGCACTTGTGTGCTATCGATTTCTTGCAGTTGCTATACAGCACTGCAAATTCCAATTGGATTTCAGTGTCTTTGACTGGTGTAGTTTTTTTGGTGCGCATTAGAAAATCGTGTAACTTGCCAAATTTTCAtaataaaatatcctcaaaatGTCTGGCAAAGATAGGTTACCAATTTTTCCGTCCCGTGGTGCCCAGATGTTGATGAAGGCACGACTGGCGGGAGCACAAAAGGGCCATGGACTGCTCAAGAAGAAGGCTGATGCCTTGCAGATGCGTTTTCGCATGATTTTGGGCAAAATCATTGAGACCAAGACCCTGATGGGCGACGTTATGAAAGAAGCTGCCTTTTCGCTGGCCGAGGCCAAGTTCACGTCGGGTGATATCAACCAGGTGGTGCTCCAGAACGTGACCAAAGCTCAAATCAAGATTCGCACCAAGAAGGACAACGTAGCTGGTGTCACGCTGCCCGTTTTTGAGTCATACACGGATGGCGCCGATACTTACGAATTGGCTGGTCTGGCCCGAGGTGGTCAGCAGCTGGCCAAGTTGAAGAAGAACTACCAGAGCGCTGTGAAGCTCCTCGTCGAGCTGGCCTCGCTGCAAACGTCGTTCGTCACGCTGGACGAGGTCATCAAGATCACCAACCGCCGTGTGAACGCCATCGAGCACGTCATTATTCCTCGTATTGATCGCACCCTGGCCTACATCATCTCCGAGCTGGACGAGTTGGAGCGTGAGGAGTTCTATCGCCTCAAGAAAATCCAGGACAAGAAGCGGGAGGCACGAATTAAGGCTGACGCCAAGAAGGCGGAGTTACTGAAGCAGGGCATCGATGTCCGCCAACAAGCCAACATTCTCGATGAGGGCGACGATGATGTGCTCTTCTAAGTATTATCCTATCTGTGTGTATATTCCAGCAATACTATTGTTAAACTATTTTTCAGTTCCATTTTAATTCGAAAAAGGCAAGCCACCAAACTATGTATGTAGTATATTCCAATAAGAAAAATGTATGTATTCCATTTTTGTAGTGCGCAAATCCTGCATTAAAGTTTTGTTGTTCCATAGAACGTATTATGTGTTGCAATTCTCTGTAATCTGAGCATCAAAATAAAGGATAGCATTCATTTTAAATTGGAAAAAAAGTCATCTGACTTGTTTTATACAATAGCAAAAACAAAGTGCACAATGACACGGTCACATGACTGCAAACATATGTCTGATTGGAAACAGTGCTGGGCAGCGCTACGTTCAGTTAATCAGCTGCTTGTGTGACGTAGTTGAATTCTGTGATTTTCACGCGTCTGTCTGAATATTTAGCAATTTATTGATTTCGATATGACCAATTCCGAGTTCCAGGCTGTGGTTTTGGCTGCCGGTCGAGGCACGCGTCTGCCCGAAGTCCTCGGCGATGCGTCCAAGTGCTTGCTACCCGTGGGGCCCTTTCCGCTTTTGTGGTATCCACTGAATatactgcaacaacacaactTTTCCGGTAATTGCACTTATGAGTACATTCAAGAGAAACTCATACTTATAATGCACTGTTGTATCACCTGCAGAGGTTATTGTGGTGGTTGTGGAGCAGGAGAAGCTAGAAATTCAATTGGCCCTAGAGAACACGCCGCTGAAACTGAAGGTTGACTATGCCACAATTCCTAGCGACAGTGACTTCGGCACAGCGGACAGCCTGCGGTACATATACGATAAGATCAAATCGGACTTTCTTGTTGTGAGCTGCGACATTGTCAGCAACGTAAGCTTGTACCCGCTGATCAACAAGTTCCGCGAACACGATGCCGCGCTGACGCTCCTTCTATTCAAGAGCGGCTTCGAGTCGGATGTGGTCATGCCGGGCCCAAAGACCAAGCACAAGCCGGAGCGTGATTTGATTGGAATTCATTCGGCTACCCAACGTTTGGCCTTTCTGACCGCAGCCAGCGACTGCAAGGAGACGCTCAACATCCAAAGGCATTTACTGCAGAACAAGGGACAGCTGGATGTCTACAGCCGTCTGTCAGATGCCCACATCTATGTGTTAAAGAAGTGGGTCATCAACTATTTACAAAGGGTACTTACTAGTGATCTTCCAGAGGGATACACTCTTATCTAAAACTTCATTATTGCAGAAGGAAAATATCTCAACGTTCAAGGGAGAGTTCCTACCGCATCTTATCAAAAAACAGCATACCAAGCGGCCTGCCAAGGCTGTTCAGGATACTACCTCTGAGGTGGGTCTGGTTACCAAGCTTGAGGACAGCATTCTTCATGTAAGGATTTCAATATCAATCAAGTGCATTTCCCCAAGTCAATAATTTTTTTTAGTACGTCCCACACACAGCTCTGGATCAGAAAATCACGCAGACGTCGCTGTTCAATCAATCGCTGTCGCATGTTCCCTATCACGGTGATATTGTACGCTGCTATGCCGTCCAGGCCCCAAAAGATGCCATCGGAGTGAGAGTGAACAGCACGCTCAGTTTTCTGGCCATCAACCGGAAGTTGGCCAGTATCTGGGACGATCTGTATGGCGAAACGCATCCGCTGATCGCACCTGGCGCTTTGGTTAAGTCTACGCAAACgaaagaaatcatagcggccGACAACGCCAAGCTGTCGGAAAAGACCTCTTTGAACTATAGTGTTTTTGGACCCAATTGTGTCATCAATCCGAAGAACATTGTGAGCAATTCCCTCGTCATGTCCAACGCCATTGTGGAGGAGGGCTGCAACATAGACAACTGCATTATTGGACATCGGGCGCACGTGAAGAGCGGCTCCGTGCTAAAGAACTGCATCATCGGGCCCAACTACGTTGTGGACGAGGACACCAAGAGCACGGCGATGCATCTGTCCAACGCCGACCAGTACATGGAGATAGACATACAATGAGGAGCTAACTTAAATGTGGCTTCCTTTATTAACGAATTGAGTTAGAAGGCGGATTCTTCTAGCAGGACATTAAATATTACGAATAGGTAAACAAAACTCGCGCTATGAATTTGGAGCTGACAAGGGGCGACGGAGACCTTCACATGAAGGCTCAATTTTCAGCGCTTCCCTTGCCAGCAGGGACAGAGAGCAGGAGCACAGCTTAAAGCTAAAAGAGTTGACTCAAACTGGCGGGGGAGGGAGAAATTTACACAAGTGGCGGATTGTCGGGGAAGGGGAGGGCGTGGAACGACAAGACTGTTTGCTCACTCCTCACTTCCGGCGCTCGTAGAGGTACTCATCCTCGTAGTACCTTTGCGTTGTGGCAATGAACACCTgcggccgccgctgctgcagcGAGATATTAATCTCCTCGGGCGTACGGAAGacctgctgatgctgctgctgcagatgTTGCAGCTGTGGGGCGGCAGTAAAAAAGCGGTACGGCGCCGGCGTTACAGTGGGCGCCAATGTCTGGGGCCGCTGCTggtgcaactgcaactgggGCTGGTGCAGCTGATGCAACTGCAATTGTGGCTGGATGGTCGTCGTGGGCTGGGGCTTGCGGTAGGCCTGGGTGGTCGGCTGCGGCTGTGTCTGGTGGCGGATTTGTGTgacctgttgctgctgctgctgcgcctgTTGATACTGGACACGAACTTGAGGCTGTGGCTGATGCTGGACCTGCGGCTGCTGATAGGCGACCACTTgacgatgctgctgctgctggtgctgttgctgttgctgatgctgtaTACGGGGCCTGGGTGCTGCGggcagctcctcctcctcgtcgtcgtaGCGCTCGTGCTCGTAATAGTTCTCGGGGAAGTAGCGTTCCGAGTAGCGGAGCGTCACGTTGGGCTTGCTCTGGTGCTCCTGCAGGTTGATGGGCTTGTACAGGTAGTCGTTGACGATGTGGTACTTGGAGGACTGCTTGCAGATGTTTTCGTGAGAGGGTGGCATGCAGATCAGGTGGATCTGGTGGAAGGTGAAGTCTTCTGGGCAGATCCAAGAGTGTTTCTGGCTCTCCTGGCAGTAGTGGAACACCTCGCAGCTCAGCGACTCGTCCGCGTAATAGCTGAAACAGGTATAGGACAGTGGATGAGTATCACCTTGAGGGACCGACCAGTGGAACGCTTACCCCGAGTTCCTGTCCGTGCAGCTGAAGGTTGACTTGCTCAGCAGCGTGGAAAGACGGTCGGGCTCCTCGatctcttcctcctcctcctcgctcTCCTCGCTCAGTGGCTTCTTAAGCTGTTGCTTCAGGTAGTTGCTCTGCTGCTTGGAATTCCGATTGATGTAAACCTGGCGCGGTGCCTCCTCCTGGTCCTCCTCGCTGTACTCGTActgcggccgctgctgctgctgctgctgctgttgatgttgttgATGCCTGTAGGCTAGATGCGTCTGGGCCTGAGTCTCGAAGTCATCCTCCTCTTCGGCGCCGCGGGCACTCAGGTCCAGCGAACGGGCCGAGAAGCCCTTCGGCTGAGGTGTGGTGGCCGTGGCCGATGGTGCTCCCGTGGCGGCTCCATCCACGCTGGCCCACAGGCCGGTGGCAACCGCCAGGACTAGTAGCAGGGCTGGGTGTGTGCTGtaagaaaaacagaaaagaGCCATAAAATGAGTCAATCCCAAGCCATTCCACCAGTAGACAAGCACCTTATGATATGGGAAACTCTGTGGCAAGCAGACAATCAAGAAAGAAGACCCACAAAAAACGCGGGAAAATATTTTTGCGAACCTTTTTTCTCTCGACTCGCAGATGCCGCCAAATAGCAACCAAAGAAGGCACCATCGGATCgtcatcggcatcggcatcggcagcaAGCCCAGCGACCAGTTATGCAAGACCACACCagaccaggccaggccagaaAACTTGTTATAAAGTAACGGCAAGTCCCCGTGCCGTACCGCACCGTCCCATCCCGGCCCGTTCCCCATGAAGATGCCACCGAGGCTGAGAAGCCAGAAAGGAAAGTTTGGCTTTGGAAATCATAGAAGATGGAATACACTTGGCGAAGTTCCATGCCTAAACCGAAAACCTCACGGCGGAGTCTGGAGTGTAGTGTAGAGTAGTTCCAGGACGGAAGGCCCCTTGTGGGACTTTCTTGTCCGCATCCTTCGGGACACTGATCTCTGACATACATAGCTAATGTACCCTCTTCCAGGGAGTACAATGAAGATGCTCAACTTGCCATTTAATCGAGACGACCCACTCTCACACATACACACGGATCGGATCACAGACAGCTTTGGCTGAATGTCAACTGCTACTCATACGCATAATCTCTACGAGGCATTCCTGCCCGGTCGACGGTGGACGGTGGCCGCTGGCCGATGGTCGGGCTTCGGTGCTGGTCAGTCCAATTAGCTAACGTTACGTGCCTGCCTCTAATTGAGGCGGCAACTTGGAAAGCCGGAGCAGCAGTCACAAATAGTTGAGCAAAGTGAAATAAATGTGGTAATAAAAGCAAGAGTCTGAGCCAAACTTTTACTTTTCCTGCCAATCGAATGCGAATGCCTGGCTAAGTGGACGCTCAACCGGGCTGGGCGTCGATCAGGGACTGGCTCTGACTTTGAATCTCCGCATCTGCATCGCGGTTAATTGGGGCAAGTTAATACAGTTTGACCTGCATGAGGGCTGAAAAGTGTTCGATGTGGATACGAGTGCATCGAGTTTTCCAGCTGCGCGCCAATTTGTCGGCGCCTCTCTCGCTTGTTGCAGTGGGATTGATGCACCTTTGAACCCCCCCTCTGGCTGAAGATGCGCAGCCTGCCACCGCTTGTTGCATTGTCACTGTCAACAAACCTTTTGCGAAATGTGCCTGGGAATCGAGGGAATCCTAATCACTTCATCGCCAAAGACTGCGCTTTCTTCTCGCACCTGCCCCACATGCAAAGAGTGCTCGCCTCCCCATCTCCATTCATGCCAGCCATTCCGAACATTCCACCTATGGCTGCTGCTCTGCATGTGGGCACTCTCACTGGCAATCGCAGTCGTAATCTGCGTTGCATGGCCAGTCCAGCCAGTCTGTCTGTCATAAATGGTGCATTAGTTGCATGTCTCAGGATCTGACTCTACTCTTCTGTCTCCAGCTCAAGCTACAGCTCTAGCTCTAGCTTCATCTCCAGCTCGAGCTCTTGGTTGTAGTCCAGATGGAAACTTTATCGTACTGCCATTACATCACATCCCAGCCAGGCAGTAGAGGCGATTCGTTGATGGTTTTCACTCGGTTCGCGTTCCCTTTCCCCCCTTGCTAGACCAGCCACTTCTGGCATAAGAACACAAAACAGGCCAGGCAGAGAGTTGGTTTCGTTATATAGCACATGAGACTGACTTGATTTTTCTCTGCCGCAGACTTTTCTTGCGTATGCATTTTGTGCTGTATCTCTTACGAGCCAGCCGCCTCGATGTGGGCTCGGACTATATTTGCTTTTGATTTCCTTAAATGTTGGGTGTGCGTCATGTTAGACGGACATTTTTGGGGTGACATAAGCGCTGGTGTTGCGACAGATACAGTACTCTTTCCAGCCACCTGCATTTTGATGAGTTTGTTCGGTACCTGCTCGTAATTGGCTTAGGGGGCGGAGCACTTACTGCATTCTGTGGCAGACGCCTCGTGGTAATCCTTTGGCAATATcctctgggtctgggtctggatCTGGTAGAAACACTGCACTCACTTCTCGTTCACTTGGTCTGTGTTC harbors:
- the LOC117193906 gene encoding uncharacterized protein LOC117193906 → MWYLIVLVKSADVHQYTSGDVFIAQLQGCRPKNTKVTFDVNTSDDEKVVNVEVRNTAEKPSRFECQLQIPVRSDVFIGGANVSVEGIQSECLQVKAEGAIVTKNVRATNISLYSENGNITCEGTLLGKSTEIETSNGNFELDKLQGDSLKCSTKGGNIITDCCYVEKSKFQTKTGRLELRNIHKTSEVQVHDSAELNTTGVHGNLQVVTKGGSLNLQLSELMGQCTISADNLESDAVIHISDSIGKEMNMEVTTASEVRLDDELAHVSHALCEDKSKFLLSNENQHHRLIVNSTGEKGVRLGKQSWSDMMRRKLH
- the LOC117185956 gene encoding putative cyclin-dependent serine/threonine-protein kinase DDB_G0272797/DDB_G0274007 isoform X2 encodes the protein MHTHPALLLVLAVATGLWASVDGAATGAPSATATTPQPKGFSARSLDLSARGAEEEDDFETQAQTHLAYRHQQHQQQQQQQQRPQYEYSEEDQEEAPRQVYINRNSKQQSNYLKQQLKKPLSEESEEEEEEIEEPDRLSTLLSKSTFSCTDRNSGYYADESLSCEVFHYCQESQKHSWICPEDFTFHQIHLICMPPSHENICKQSSKYHIVNDYLYKPINLQEHQSKPNVTLRYSERYFPENYYEHERYDDEEEELPAAPRPRIQHQQQQQHQQQQHRQVVAYQQPQVQHQPQPQVRVQYQQAQQQQQQVTQIRHQTQPQPTTQAYRKPQPTTTIQPQLQLHQLHQPQLQLHQQRPQTLAPTVTPAPYRFFTAAPQLQHLQQQHQQVFRTPEEINISLQQRRPQVFIATTQRYYEDEYLYERRK
- the LOC117185956 gene encoding putative cyclin-dependent serine/threonine-protein kinase DDB_G0272797/DDB_G0274007 isoform X1, which codes for MPMPMTIRWCLLWLLFGGICESREKSTHPALLLVLAVATGLWASVDGAATGAPSATATTPQPKGFSARSLDLSARGAEEEDDFETQAQTHLAYRHQQHQQQQQQQQRPQYEYSEEDQEEAPRQVYINRNSKQQSNYLKQQLKKPLSEESEEEEEEIEEPDRLSTLLSKSTFSCTDRNSGYYADESLSCEVFHYCQESQKHSWICPEDFTFHQIHLICMPPSHENICKQSSKYHIVNDYLYKPINLQEHQSKPNVTLRYSERYFPENYYEHERYDDEEEELPAAPRPRIQHQQQQQHQQQQHRQVVAYQQPQVQHQPQPQVRVQYQQAQQQQQQVTQIRHQTQPQPTTQAYRKPQPTTTIQPQLQLHQLHQPQLQLHQQRPQTLAPTVTPAPYRFFTAAPQLQHLQQQHQQVFRTPEEINISLQQRRPQVFIATTQRYYEDEYLYERRK
- the LOC117192800 gene encoding translation initiation factor eIF-2B subunit gamma-like codes for the protein MTNSEFQAVVLAAGRGTRLPEVLGDASKCLLPVGPFPLLWYPLNILQQHNFSEVIVVVVEQEKLEIQLALENTPLKLKVDYATIPSDSDFGTADSLRYIYDKIKSDFLVVSCDIVSNVSLYPLINKFREHDAALTLLLFKSGFESDVVMPGPKTKHKPERDLIGIHSATQRLAFLTAASDCKETLNIQRHLLQNKGQLDVYSRLSDAHIYVLKKWVINYLQRKENISTFKGEFLPHLIKKQHTKRPAKAVQDTTSEVGLVTKLEDSILHYVPHTALDQKITQTSLFNQSLSHVPYHGDIVRCYAVQAPKDAIGVRVNSTLSFLAINRKLASIWDDLYGETHPLIAPGALVKSTQTKEIIAADNAKLSEKTSLNYSVFGPNCVINPKNIVSNSLVMSNAIVEEGCNIDNCIIGHRAHVKSGSVLKNCIIGPNYVVDEDTKSTAMHLSNADQYMEIDIQ
- the LOC108159743 gene encoding V-type proton ATPase subunit D 1, giving the protein MSGKDRLPIFPSRGAQMLMKARLAGAQKGHGLLKKKADALQMRFRMILGKIIETKTLMGDVMKEAAFSLAEAKFTSGDINQVVLQNVTKAQIKIRTKKDNVAGVTLPVFESYTDGADTYELAGLARGGQQLAKLKKNYQSAVKLLVELASLQTSFVTLDEVIKITNRRVNAIEHVIIPRIDRTLAYIISELDELEREEFYRLKKIQDKKREARIKADAKKAELLKQGIDVRQQANILDEGDDDVLF